From the genome of Mixophyes fleayi isolate aMixFle1 chromosome 2, aMixFle1.hap1, whole genome shotgun sequence, one region includes:
- the CCDC181 gene encoding coiled-coil domain-containing protein 181 isoform X3, protein MGLWGEHNNISKKMSKKDDSDSDGAPDYEDDFEKDLDWLINEDSEKDSGSENQNVKEQLSDLNPDSPPLVKEKDESDPSPNSDKEIVHDDTEFTLDAVSEYEEDNTEDEEAKRYITEKIEEANKKLEMETIDENRQRKLKFKDSLVDLEVPPMEFPEGHRSEEEEDVLDSISQLHISDVPRNIRENPDKSAGTDKEPKDGKVLIEKDGKFELVNLKDIENQCSLPPINKNKDMSKSPTPSNQFGPLANVDSADEKNISSDNNVNSFIPHPPTESKVRPSSANNAMRSVQKGKPQRRVQSASLSTGSTTFSLSAEQKELLRKIQERQDKLKKEEEERKKEEEEQKKRENELAFKIWLQKKNEQLIQEKRIKLAKGLEETSTLGEEREPQKAFACWLQRKHKEHMTEKKMEELRKQECNTLLFDKQERENAFAQSSSFYSILTKLHVCLLFMFFCKSV, encoded by the exons ATGGGACTGTGGG gagaacacaataacatttctaaaaaaatgAGCAAGAAAGATGACTCTGATTCTGATGGAGCACCAGATTATGAAGATGACTTTGAGAAAGACCTCGACTGGTTAATAAATGAAGACTCCGAGAAGGATTCCGGGTCCGAG aatCAAAATGTTAAGGAACAGCTCAGTGATTTGAATCCTGACTCACCACCTTTAGTAAAAGAAAAGGATGAGAGTGACCCGTCCCCAAATAGTGACAAAGAGATTGTTCATGATGATACAGAGTTCACACTGGACGCTGTCTCTGAGTATGAGGAAGATAACACTGAGGATGAAGAAGCAAAACGATATATTACAGAGAAGATCGAAGAAGCTAACAAGAAATTGGAAATGGAAACCATAGATGAAAATCGGCAAAGAAAGCTCAAATTCAAGGACAGTTTGGTAGATCTGGAAGTTCCACCAATGGAATTTCCTGAAGGTCATAgaagtgaagaagaagaagatgttTTAGACAGTATTTCACAATTACATATTTCTGATGTTCCAAGAAACATCAGGGAGAATCCTGATAAAAGTGCTGGCACTGATAAAGAGCCCAAGGATGGAAAAGTATTAATCGAGAAAGATGGAAAGTTTGAACTCGTCAATTTAAAAGACATTGAGAACCAATGTTCTCTGccgcctataaataaaaataaagacatgtCAAAATCTCCAACTCCGTCAAATCAGTTTGGGCCTTTGGCTAATGTGGACAGTGCAGATGAGAAGAACATTTCCAGTGATAATAATGTGAATAGCTTTATCCCTCATCCTCCCACTGAATCTAAAGTCCGACCCAGCTCTGCTAACAACGCAATGAGATCTGTACAGAAAGGAAAGCCACAGCGCAGAGTGCAGTCTGCAAGTTTATCAACTGGAAGCACAACGTTCAGCCTTTCTGCTGAGCAAAAAGAGCTACTCAGAAAGATTCAAGAGAGGCAAGATAAACTTAAGAAAGAG GAAGAAGAGCgtaaaaaagaggaagaagaacagaaaaagagagaaaatgagCTGGCATTTAAAATTTGGTTACAAAAGAAAAATGAACAACTTATCCAAGAAAAGAGAATCAAGCTGGCAAAGGGGCTAGAGGAAACCAGCACGCTT GGTGAGGAGAGAGAGCCACAAAAAGCTTTTGCTTGTTGGCTACAGAGAAAACATAAGGAGCACATGACAGAAAAGAAGATGGAGGAACTGAGAAAACAGGAGTGTAATACTCTTCTCTTTGacaaacaagagagagaaaacgCTTTTGCACA